One window of Thalassovita mediterranea genomic DNA carries:
- a CDS encoding alkene reductase, producing MTEKLFTPIDLGDLTLPNRVFMSPLTRNRATDGENLPHELHEEYYAQRAGAGLIITEATQISPEGKGYAWTPGIHSDAQVKAWKKVTDAVHRKGGHIAMQLWHVGRISHTSLQPDGQAPVAPSAIAANAKTYDGEGFVDTSTPRALETSEIPRLLQDYRKAAENAKKAGFDAVEIHAANGYLLDQFLRDSSNKREDEYGGSVENRTRLLKEVIEVVTSVWEPKRVGVRFGPFSNANDVSDSDPMALFSKAYSLAEEAGLCFIDIIEGQTGGPRHADADKLAELRKHFSGIYVANNGFDRALAIDHVESGKADAVAFGRPFIGNPDLVERLKQDAPVNESNQETWYGGGAEGYTDYPTLEEEKAKA from the coding sequence ATGACCGAGAAGCTATTTACCCCCATTGACCTTGGCGACCTCACCCTACCCAACCGGGTCTTCATGTCGCCGCTGACCCGCAACCGCGCCACCGATGGCGAGAACCTCCCGCACGAACTGCATGAGGAATACTATGCCCAGCGCGCAGGCGCGGGCCTCATCATTACCGAAGCGACGCAGATTTCGCCCGAAGGCAAGGGCTATGCCTGGACGCCTGGCATTCATAGCGATGCGCAAGTGAAGGCCTGGAAGAAGGTGACCGATGCGGTCCACCGAAAAGGCGGACATATCGCGATGCAGCTCTGGCACGTCGGGCGCATCTCGCACACCTCTCTCCAGCCGGACGGGCAAGCGCCTGTCGCGCCATCGGCTATCGCCGCAAATGCGAAGACTTATGACGGCGAAGGTTTTGTCGACACCTCCACCCCGCGCGCGCTCGAGACCTCGGAAATCCCTCGCCTCCTGCAGGATTATCGCAAGGCCGCAGAGAATGCGAAAAAGGCCGGTTTCGACGCCGTCGAGATCCACGCCGCCAATGGCTATCTCCTGGATCAGTTCCTGCGCGACAGCTCAAACAAGCGCGAGGATGAGTATGGCGGCTCTGTCGAAAACCGCACGCGCCTCCTCAAGGAAGTCATCGAGGTCGTCACAAGCGTCTGGGAGCCAAAGCGCGTTGGCGTCCGCTTCGGCCCGTTCTCCAATGCGAACGATGTCTCTGACAGCGATCCGATGGCGCTCTTCTCCAAGGCTTACTCGCTGGCCGAAGAGGCCGGGCTCTGCTTCATCGATATCATCGAGGGCCAGACAGGTGGCCCACGCCATGCGGACGCTGACAAACTCGCGGAGCTCCGCAAGCATTTCAGCGGCATCTATGTGGCAAATAACGGCTTTGACCGGGCGCTTGCCATTGATCATGTCGAAAGCGGCAAGGCTGACGCCGTCGCCTTCGGACGCCCCTTCATTGGGAACCCTGACCTCGTCGAACGCCTCAAACAGGACGCGCCGGTCAATGAGAGCAATCAGGAAACCTGGTATGGCGGCGGCGCCGAAGGTTACACCGACTACCCAACACTGGAAGAAGAGAAGGCCAAAGCCTGA
- the truB gene encoding tRNA pseudouridine(55) synthase TruB: MGRNRKKKGQPVHGWLNVDKPSDITSTQVVGILKRLFDAHKVGHGGTLDPLADGILPIAFGEATKTVQWAMDADKEYVFTIAWGTSTNTLDAEGEVIASSDTRPDRDAIETALEGFEGEIDQIPPKFSAIKVDGERAYDLARDGEEFEIPSRTVLVHEARLVDMPDADHAVFHVRSGKGFYVRALARDLAGALGCDGHISQLRRIRVGVMHEGAAFKLADLEAMESRDALLRTLAPIEAVLDDVPDVEISEEDAADIRQGREVMLMPHVTERWRLEKNPDPEDRLALAMCNDEAVAMGEVRAGRFQPMRVFQV, from the coding sequence GTGGGACGCAATCGCAAGAAGAAGGGCCAACCGGTCCATGGCTGGCTCAATGTCGACAAGCCGTCTGACATCACGTCGACGCAGGTCGTCGGCATCCTGAAACGGCTTTTCGATGCCCACAAGGTCGGTCATGGCGGTACGCTCGATCCACTGGCTGACGGCATCCTGCCGATTGCCTTTGGCGAAGCGACCAAGACCGTCCAGTGGGCGATGGACGCCGACAAGGAATATGTCTTCACGATTGCCTGGGGCACGTCCACCAACACGCTGGACGCTGAAGGCGAAGTCATTGCCTCGTCTGACACGCGTCCGGACCGCGACGCGATTGAAACCGCGCTTGAAGGCTTTGAAGGCGAGATCGATCAAATCCCGCCAAAATTCTCCGCCATCAAGGTCGACGGCGAACGCGCCTATGATCTTGCCCGCGACGGGGAAGAGTTTGAAATCCCATCCCGCACCGTGCTCGTGCATGAGGCACGCCTTGTCGACATGCCGGATGCCGACCACGCGGTCTTCCATGTGCGTTCCGGCAAGGGCTTCTATGTTCGCGCGCTCGCACGCGATCTTGCAGGCGCCCTCGGCTGCGATGGGCATATCTCTCAGCTGCGCCGTATTCGTGTCGGCGTGATGCATGAGGGCGCCGCCTTCAAACTGGCAGACCTCGAAGCCATGGAGAGCCGTGATGCGCTTCTGCGCACCCTCGCCCCTATCGAGGCGGTGCTCGACGATGTACCTGACGTCGAGATCAGCGAAGAAGACGCTGCCGATATCCGTCAGGGCCGCGAGGTCATGCTGATGCCGCATGTGACAGAACGCTGGCGCCTCGAAAAGAACCCCGATCCGGAAGACCGGCTCGCGCTTGCCATGTGCAATGACGAAGCCGTCGCCATGGGCGAGGTTCGCGCCGGGCGTTTCCAGCCAATGCGGGTGTTTCAAGTCTAG
- a CDS encoding manganese efflux pump MntP family protein has translation MSGILTLIALAFGLSVDAFAAALGKGTGERTSTFTSALRIGFVFAAMEAIMPVVGYLIGMALSAWVAGVDHWIAFVLLSLVGLHMIWQAFKDEPETVEDHAETAANGPIKGPRWVHLGLAAVATSIDATVVGVSLAMVGTNLILACLIIFAVTLFMCTIGALIGRKAGDWLGHWAEVAGGVVLIVIGVLILSQHLSQGI, from the coding sequence ATGTCTGGCATTCTTACCCTCATCGCCCTCGCCTTCGGCCTGTCCGTCGATGCCTTCGCGGCCGCGCTCGGCAAGGGGACGGGTGAGCGCACATCGACGTTCACGAGCGCGCTTCGCATCGGTTTCGTGTTTGCGGCGATGGAAGCGATCATGCCAGTCGTTGGCTATTTGATCGGGATGGCGCTATCGGCCTGGGTTGCCGGGGTCGATCACTGGATCGCCTTTGTCCTTCTCTCCCTCGTCGGCCTTCACATGATCTGGCAGGCGTTCAAGGACGAACCAGAGACAGTTGAAGACCACGCGGAAACCGCAGCGAACGGCCCGATCAAGGGCCCGCGCTGGGTTCACCTTGGCCTTGCAGCCGTAGCGACCAGCATTGATGCGACCGTGGTCGGCGTGAGCCTCGCCATGGTCGGCACCAATTTGATCCTCGCTTGCCTCATCATTTTCGCCGTGACTCTGTTCATGTGCACCATCGGCGCCCTTATTGGCCGCAAGGCAGGCGACTGGCTTGGGCACTGGGCTGAAGTTGCAGGCGGCGTTGTGCTGATCGTGATCGGCGTTCTGATCCTGAGCCAGCATCTCAGCCAGGGCATCTAG
- a CDS encoding mechanosensitive ion channel, with product MTTMFTRILIALAALAAVQLAVLPGPALAQAPGASEPTEEISVSSSDDGAIETRINAIFDEISALSGVEASVTEGVVSLSGMVASQADIDRAVSIASRFQGVVTVEQRIERDLSVDRSLSPAIANLENSLRRGWEALPLVGLAIAVFVVILIIGHLLASWSALWRRVTPNPFLAEIASQAVRFIAVVVGLVMALNLVGATALMGAILGGAGVIGLAIGFAVRDTVENYIASIMLSLRQPFRANDHVLIDDHEGRVVRLTSRATVLMTLDGNHLRVPNSTVFKAVILNYTRNPERRFEFELGVDAEDDPVAAMATGIAAIAGLDFVLDEPKPDAIIKSVGDSNIVIRFMGWVNQSETNFGKARSLAIRAAKDAVEEAGFTLPEPIYRLRFDGAPVQVKAGTGVTVSEGDAATAPPARSKPATSPDARTAEADVLDTRPDDHIAEKVDEERAQTGEKDLLDSGRPVE from the coding sequence ATGACCACGATGTTCACGCGCATATTGATCGCTCTTGCCGCGCTCGCCGCAGTCCAGCTGGCAGTCCTCCCGGGCCCCGCACTGGCGCAGGCGCCCGGCGCTTCTGAGCCGACAGAGGAAATCTCGGTCTCGAGCAGCGATGACGGCGCGATCGAGACGCGGATCAACGCCATCTTCGACGAAATTTCCGCGCTGTCGGGCGTTGAGGCAAGCGTCACCGAAGGTGTCGTTTCCCTTTCCGGCATGGTGGCGAGCCAGGCCGATATCGACCGTGCCGTTTCCATTGCCAGCCGCTTTCAGGGTGTTGTGACGGTGGAGCAGCGCATTGAGCGCGACCTGTCTGTCGACCGCTCGCTTTCTCCTGCCATCGCGAATCTTGAGAACAGCCTGCGCCGGGGCTGGGAAGCATTGCCGCTTGTCGGTCTCGCCATCGCCGTCTTCGTGGTCATCCTGATTATCGGTCATCTGCTGGCCAGCTGGTCTGCGCTCTGGCGGCGTGTGACGCCGAACCCGTTCCTGGCAGAGATTGCGTCGCAAGCGGTCCGCTTCATCGCTGTCGTTGTGGGCCTCGTCATGGCGCTTAATCTCGTTGGCGCGACGGCGCTGATGGGGGCGATCCTTGGCGGTGCGGGCGTGATCGGTCTCGCCATCGGCTTTGCCGTTAGGGATACGGTGGAGAACTATATCGCCTCCATCATGCTCAGCCTTCGCCAGCCTTTTCGCGCGAATGACCATGTGCTGATCGACGACCATGAGGGCCGCGTCGTGCGGCTGACGTCTCGCGCGACCGTGCTGATGACGCTTGATGGCAATCATCTGCGCGTGCCGAACTCCACCGTCTTCAAGGCGGTGATCCTCAACTATACCCGCAATCCGGAGCGCCGCTTCGAGTTCGAGCTTGGTGTCGACGCTGAGGACGATCCGGTTGCGGCCATGGCGACGGGGATCGCGGCGATCGCCGGTCTCGACTTTGTTCTCGATGAGCCAAAGCCCGACGCAATCATCAAGTCGGTGGGCGACAGCAATATCGTCATCCGCTTCATGGGCTGGGTGAACCAGTCGGAGACGAATTTCGGCAAGGCCCGCAGCCTCGCCATTCGGGCCGCCAAGGATGCGGTCGAAGAAGCAGGCTTCACCCTGCCAGAGCCGATCTATCGCCTGCGCTTCGACGGCGCGCCGGTTCAGGTGAAAGCAGGCACTGGGGTGACCGTGTCAGAAGGCGATGCGGCCACCGCTCCGCCAGCAAGGTCAAAGCCAGCCACCTCACCTGATGCACGCACAGCTGAAGCTGATGTTCTCGATACAAGACCGGATGACCATATCGCCGAGAAAGTCGACGAAGAACGCGCGCAGACCGGCGAGAAAGACCTTCTCGATAGCGGACGACCGGTGGAGTAA
- a CDS encoding DUF2200 domain-containing protein, with the protein MTKHRIYTMAFAKVYPAYVVKAEKKGRTKAEVDEIICWLTGHDATSLARVLEDGTDIETFFATAPAMNPDRGLIKGVVCGVRVEEVEEETMREIRYLDKLIDELAKGKAMEKILRSPAKA; encoded by the coding sequence ATGACCAAGCACCGCATCTATACGATGGCCTTCGCAAAGGTGTATCCAGCCTATGTCGTCAAGGCAGAGAAGAAGGGCCGAACCAAGGCTGAGGTCGACGAGATCATCTGCTGGTTGACTGGCCACGATGCGACGAGCCTCGCCCGCGTCCTGGAGGACGGCACCGATATCGAGACCTTTTTTGCGACTGCGCCGGCCATGAATCCTGACCGGGGCCTGATCAAGGGCGTCGTTTGCGGGGTGCGGGTCGAGGAGGTCGAGGAAGAGACGATGCGGGAGATCCGCTATCTCGACAAACTCATCGATGAGCTGGCCAAGGGAAAGGCGATGGAGAAAATCCTTCGCAGCCCAGCAAAGGCCTGA
- the rbfA gene encoding 30S ribosome-binding factor RbfA: MAKKRRSQAPAANEPSQRQLRAGELIRHALTDIMMREEFRDPDLQGVNVTIGEVRVSPDLKHAHVFSSPLGETDEAAQIVLAKALNRAAPYIRGRLGKHIDMKFTPQLHFIADHSYDEGAYMESVFNSPEVKRDLVSDDDEGDDD; this comes from the coding sequence ATGGCGAAGAAGAGACGATCGCAGGCACCCGCCGCAAATGAACCCTCACAGCGCCAGCTGCGCGCTGGTGAGCTGATCCGCCATGCCCTCACAGACATCATGATGCGCGAGGAGTTCCGCGATCCGGACCTTCAGGGCGTCAATGTCACGATTGGCGAGGTCCGCGTTTCCCCGGACCTGAAACATGCGCACGTCTTCAGCTCGCCCCTCGGCGAAACGGACGAAGCTGCACAGATCGTACTCGCCAAGGCGCTCAACCGCGCGGCGCCCTATATTCGCGGGCGCCTCGGCAAGCATATCGACATGAAATTCACCCCGCAGCTGCACTTCATCGCCGATCATTCCTATGATGAAGGCGCCTATATGGAGTCGGTCTTCAATAGCCCGGAGGTGAAACGCGATCTCGTCAGCGATGACGATGAAGGCGACGACGACTAG
- a CDS encoding YcxB family protein encodes MPSLAATPLYSADADTISISGAPSDRDMKRLVSQTRSSNIGPTALYYAGVTAPVISAGTAFVTREMLAGTAFTDYWILLTSSLLAAMAGISWYLIFMRWSYRHNHGRAAELDSETAIDLTPTGLHIRRGDVETRIAWRALRSVRESRRDTLITFRGADPLLVPDKWFGRDKQAAQAFRARLREGLHDGEEETIAGTRRK; translated from the coding sequence ATGCCATCGCTCGCCGCCACGCCCCTCTATTCCGCCGATGCCGACACGATCAGCATCTCAGGTGCCCCGAGCGACCGCGATATGAAGCGGCTGGTCAGCCAGACCCGCTCCTCGAATATCGGCCCGACCGCGCTCTATTACGCGGGCGTCACCGCGCCGGTGATTTCTGCAGGCACCGCGTTCGTGACGCGCGAGATGCTCGCTGGCACAGCCTTCACCGACTACTGGATCCTGCTGACCTCTTCCCTGCTCGCCGCCATGGCGGGGATCAGCTGGTATCTGATCTTCATGCGCTGGTCCTATCGCCACAATCATGGGCGCGCCGCAGAGCTCGACAGCGAAACCGCCATTGACCTTACGCCCACGGGCCTCCACATCCGTCGCGGCGATGTAGAGACACGCATCGCCTGGCGCGCGCTCCGGTCTGTCCGCGAGAGCCGCCGTGATACACTTATCACCTTCAGGGGCGCAGATCCGCTGCTCGTCCCCGACAAGTGGTTTGGCCGCGACAAGCAGGCAGCGCAGGCGTTCCGCGCTCGTCTGAGAGAAGGATTGCACGATGGCGAAGAAGAGACGATCGCAGGCACCCGCCGCAAATGA
- the infB gene encoding translation initiation factor IF-2 has product MSDTNDKGNNSGRKPLTVSRGSSGTVKQSFSHGRSKQVIVQTKKRRVVGPGAGQSGSGGGANAPASKPSSQSGSKQPSKLAEAAKKLGITEEELIARQKVLLQRREAEQKQKAEKERQEAARERLLSEQERKVQEDKERVEAEARRKAEEEERKAREEAEARKKKADAKPRGAQGGAAAPSPDMPMPEPAQGRNKKARKGGSDRDFDDSNSRNRGGGGNNKRRKGKLTIASALGDDGDRQRSLASVKRARERERERRQGGDQQEKVSREVTLPETITLQDLAQRMNERVADVVKYMMRQGEMMRANDIIDADTAELIAEEFGHTVKRVAESDVEIGLGDDKDDPKDLKPRAPVVTIMGHVDHGKTSLLDALRSTDVVAGEAGGITQHIGAYQVQLASEDKITFLDTPGHAAFSAMRARGANVTDIVILVVAADDGVMPQTIEAIKHAKAAEVPIIVAVNKCDKPDANPDKVLTELLQHDIQVEAMGGDVQAIKVSALEKTGLDELTEAITLQAELLELQANPDRQADGIVVESQLDKGRGPVATVLINRGTLKRGEIVVAGKQWGKVRALVNERNQQLKDAGPGVPVEILGLNGAPEPGDMFNVVDSEARAREITEYRERAERQKQGVASGRASLESLMNSMNAAEVSELPIVVKGDVQGSVEAIRHSLEGLSTEEVRANVVYGAAGGISESDILLAKSSGAPVFAFNVRANKQARELAEKEDVEIRYYSVIYNLIDDVKDTLSGMLAPEKRETFIGYADILEVFNITKVGKVAGCKVSEGTVKRGCGVRLLRDDVVIHEGKLKTLKRFKDEVAEVTSGMECGMAFEKYEDIREGDKIECFEIEMIERKLD; this is encoded by the coding sequence ATGAGCGATACGAACGACAAAGGCAATAATAGTGGACGCAAGCCCCTGACGGTGTCCCGCGGATCAAGCGGCACGGTCAAGCAGAGCTTTAGTCATGGCCGTTCCAAACAGGTCATCGTCCAGACGAAGAAGCGGCGGGTCGTCGGCCCCGGCGCCGGTCAATCCGGTAGCGGGGGCGGCGCGAATGCGCCTGCTTCAAAGCCTTCGTCCCAATCTGGCAGCAAGCAGCCTTCGAAACTGGCTGAAGCCGCCAAGAAGCTTGGCATTACTGAAGAAGAACTGATTGCGCGCCAGAAGGTCCTGCTGCAGCGCCGGGAAGCCGAGCAGAAGCAGAAGGCCGAGAAAGAGCGCCAGGAAGCGGCCCGCGAGCGCCTTCTGTCTGAACAGGAACGCAAGGTCCAGGAAGACAAGGAACGCGTCGAAGCCGAAGCCCGCCGTAAGGCTGAGGAAGAAGAACGCAAGGCCCGCGAAGAAGCTGAAGCTCGCAAGAAAAAGGCTGACGCCAAACCACGCGGTGCTCAGGGGGGTGCAGCTGCGCCATCGCCTGACATGCCGATGCCGGAGCCTGCTCAGGGCCGCAACAAGAAAGCCCGCAAGGGTGGCAGCGACCGCGACTTTGACGACAGCAATTCACGCAATCGTGGCGGCGGCGGCAATAACAAGCGCCGCAAGGGCAAGCTGACCATTGCCAGCGCGCTCGGCGATGACGGTGACCGTCAGCGTTCGCTCGCATCCGTGAAACGCGCCCGTGAGCGCGAACGTGAGCGTCGTCAGGGCGGTGATCAGCAGGAGAAAGTCTCCCGCGAAGTCACCCTGCCAGAAACGATCACGCTGCAGGATCTTGCCCAGCGCATGAATGAACGCGTCGCTGACGTGGTCAAATATATGATGCGCCAGGGCGAAATGATGCGCGCCAATGACATCATTGATGCCGACACCGCTGAACTGATCGCCGAGGAATTCGGCCACACGGTGAAACGTGTTGCTGAATCTGACGTCGAAATCGGCCTTGGCGACGACAAGGACGATCCGAAGGATCTGAAGCCACGTGCGCCGGTCGTCACCATTATGGGCCACGTTGACCACGGCAAGACCTCCCTGCTCGACGCCCTCCGCTCGACCGATGTGGTCGCAGGCGAAGCTGGCGGCATTACGCAGCATATCGGTGCCTATCAGGTTCAGCTGGCGTCAGAGGACAAGATCACCTTCCTCGACACGCCGGGCCACGCAGCCTTCTCGGCCATGCGGGCGCGCGGTGCGAACGTCACCGATATCGTGATCCTCGTGGTTGCCGCAGATGATGGCGTGATGCCTCAGACGATCGAGGCGATCAAACACGCCAAGGCCGCTGAAGTGCCGATCATTGTTGCGGTCAACAAATGCGACAAGCCGGACGCCAATCCGGACAAGGTCCTGACAGAGCTGCTCCAGCACGACATCCAGGTCGAAGCGATGGGCGGTGACGTCCAGGCGATCAAGGTGTCGGCACTTGAGAAGACTGGCCTCGATGAGCTGACCGAAGCTATCACGCTGCAAGCCGAGCTTCTCGAACTGCAGGCCAATCCAGACCGTCAGGCAGACGGCATCGTGGTGGAATCCCAGCTCGACAAGGGCCGCGGCCCGGTCGCGACCGTGCTGATCAATCGCGGTACGCTGAAGCGCGGCGAAATCGTCGTTGCAGGCAAGCAGTGGGGCAAGGTTCGCGCCCTCGTGAACGAGCGCAACCAGCAGCTCAAGGATGCAGGTCCGGGCGTTCCGGTCGAAATCCTTGGCCTGAATGGGGCCCCGGAGCCGGGCGACATGTTCAACGTGGTCGATAGCGAGGCACGTGCCCGCGAGATCACTGAATACCGCGAACGCGCTGAGCGCCAGAAGCAGGGCGTGGCCTCCGGCCGTGCATCGCTCGAGTCGCTCATGAACTCGATGAACGCTGCGGAGGTTTCGGAACTTCCAATCGTCGTCAAAGGCGACGTTCAGGGTTCTGTCGAAGCGATCCGCCACTCTCTTGAAGGTCTATCGACCGAAGAAGTTCGCGCAAATGTCGTTTACGGTGCCGCAGGCGGTATTTCTGAAAGCGATATCCTGCTTGCGAAATCGTCCGGTGCACCGGTCTTTGCGTTCAACGTGCGTGCGAACAAGCAGGCCCGTGAGCTCGCTGAGAAGGAAGACGTGGAGATCCGCTACTATTCGGTGATCTACAACCTGATCGACGATGTGAAAGACACGCTGTCGGGCATGCTCGCCCCAGAGAAGCGCGAAACCTTCATCGGCTATGCCGACATTCTGGAAGTCTTCAACATCACCAAGGTCGGCAAGGTGGCTGGCTGTAAGGTATCCGAAGGCACGGTCAAGCGCGGTTGCGGCGTCCGCCTGCTGCGCGACGATGTCGTGATCCACGAGGGTAAGCTGAAGACGCTGAAACGCTTCAAGGACGAAGTCGCTGAAGTTACCTCCGGCATGGAGTGCGGCATGGCCTTCGAGAAATACGAAGACATCCGCGAAGGCGACAAGATCGAGTGTTTCGAGATCGAGATGATCGAGCGCAAGCTCGACTAA
- a CDS encoding RNA-binding protein, with protein MPTPRNDRRQRLKASDNQETGTDGPVRQCAVTRESWTQDCMIRFVRSPDGIAVPDVAGKLPGRGAWVKADRETVDAAVKQGVFARAFKQKTTAEAGLSDLVERQLLQRCLNYLGMSRKAGEVVIGFDQVRAYLRNEAPGILLEASDGSEDGRKKVHFLAKAIYETPQTAGALTSAELGMAFGRPHVIHALLQQGALCEAFKDAYWRLTGFRPAPERDWFSGLKR; from the coding sequence ATGCCGACTCCAAGGAATGATCGCCGCCAACGCCTGAAGGCGTCCGACAATCAGGAAACCGGCACTGACGGCCCCGTCCGTCAGTGCGCGGTGACCCGCGAGTCTTGGACACAGGACTGCATGATCCGCTTTGTCCGCTCTCCGGACGGGATTGCTGTGCCTGACGTGGCCGGCAAGCTGCCCGGACGCGGCGCATGGGTGAAGGCAGATCGCGAGACTGTCGATGCGGCAGTGAAGCAGGGCGTTTTCGCCCGTGCCTTCAAGCAGAAAACGACCGCTGAAGCTGGCCTTTCCGACCTTGTAGAGCGTCAATTGCTACAGAGGTGCCTCAATTATCTCGGCATGTCGCGCAAGGCAGGTGAGGTGGTCATTGGATTCGACCAGGTTCGTGCCTATCTAAGGAACGAAGCGCCCGGCATCCTCCTGGAAGCCAGCGATGGCAGCGAAGATGGCCGCAAAAAGGTTCATTTTCTCGCCAAGGCCATATATGAAACGCCACAGACAGCAGGTGCTCTCACTTCTGCTGAATTGGGCATGGCCTTTGGCAGGCCGCATGTGATACACGCGCTGCTTCAGCAGGGGGCGCTGTGCGAAGCCTTCAAGGACGCATACTGGCGTCTGACGGGATTTCGCCCGGCACCGGAGCGAGACTGGTTTTCTGGTCTTAAACGGTAA